Proteins from a single region of Zonotrichia leucophrys gambelii isolate GWCS_2022_RI chromosome 17, RI_Zleu_2.0, whole genome shotgun sequence:
- the AKNA gene encoding microtubule organization protein AKNA isoform X1 has protein sequence MASPAPWLRWTQTELTRWHGKEEEEEEEEEEEDDFERRMDEDGVIGLGEGARSPPWGGSEELQEGSPAHEGRWQPRQEPAEEDEERGSSGGDEGPWGAESDGDPYPELSSGGCWGSGSSGSPEAMRDRRALCQPRGCSTDGGDTSGLSDTSPGPGTPSRQLRGWDTAGDTLGGHRQEWSPRRSLPLQLSPDGPERFPEPQRAGTGMAPAGVAPTGQPQGTGNAPAPQGHGRSRVPKKAAPAVVPPKAARQSRSLSPRRRTGAKGTKDPSGTGTEGTQYGRGRLNHPLPDLSKVEARVKFDQSYRPPRGRVLPARPRGPVGFKSPAEIVREVLLSSGEGASPQPPSTAGLPQELRSPRQATALVQQLQDDYHKLLTKYAEAENTIDQLRLGARVSLFSDPPQPSRSLAVGTVATGSPVMTLSIPQARTAALGMATAPAPASPAAAAAPGLSEQGGSAQPQSPPPPGGRCPTCPGLCCCPGPRLTRALAGQSRRLQAQVESFESWVHAGTPTPSEQLQRMRMLKDAQDALEREYLRGRQQLPAAAGGFDPDRAVEGEIYRLGLRLEGLRERLEPGGRRQSLPQPLPQLPPQPRCPQAPSPPPADHSPRPESPALVEDPRGTAGDSEGVAGGLPWPLWHKQRQVEEDFGELLEHRPLLPAGPPRYKHFKSLPESLSLEQLSLVGSQSQEEVDAPKAGDGGPSKVPCRTRSLEEEPSLEPLALHLPQRRAATLPPRGPANLEETLGHPSPAPAEEPPASAKPPLGVPGPPRVSLSLGGTGSGATQPGPHKEQRIVSPETDSGFVGSEASRVSPPVHTPEQHPPGPGAPGSLGPSVPIPSSLRTPRERETTPLPSETALMGIYPPRGTGEPPSSPSESSSPPRWAEGSEVGPDPDGDGTHTDSEVGDRSCASAGGRPPAMARSPTSPLPSPQTPSPTLLSPDLPSVDPAHCDLLGSRLERDQAIRALQDEVWRLRRRLEESLCHSRSYPEGKATPRVTPGRRQPPASAPSAPQDAAPSGQPSPPVRGRAAPGVTPMRRGRSASLPRDKPELDLGLELGPGGCHPPSLSSATASESEPGPRAPPALRKHLGKPPGAVTFRGQHAGTRYQAGTPHATAAPREEPGTSGCPRCHRGKMASAASGGGDTPRQPQHSTPRRTSCPTCRAPTGTRDTATHAERGPGGSCPPGPHAGAQKPEQPGIWYLAAPPAATVCLAPVPLVPYVPSMLYCSPAVPTSAPGLAGVPLAVSAGARRAERPPRPQGHQRCLSLELDELEELNWCLGRAVEAAQSARLSSSRLSRALAAELGRPRGLRGSCLF, from the exons ATGGCCAGCCCGGCACCATGGCTGCGCTGGACGCAAACAGAGCTGACGCGCTGGCACggcaaagaggaggaggaggaggaggaggaggaggaagaagacgACTTTGAAAGGCGGATGGACGAGGATGGGGTCATCGGCCTGGGGGAGGGCGCCAGGAGCCCCCCGTGGG GTGGCAgcgaggagctgcaggaggggtcCCCGGCACACGAGGGGCGATGGCAGCCGCGGCAGGAGCCGGccgaggaggatgaggagcgGGGCAGCTCCGGGGGGGACGAGGGGCCCTGGGGGGCGGAGAGCGATGGGGATCCCTACCCTGAGCTGTCCTcggggggctgctggggctcgGGCTCCAGCGGCAGCCCCGAGGCCATGAGGGACCGCcgggctctgtgccagccccggggctgcagcaCGGACGGCGGGGACACCTCAGGACTCTCGGACACCAGCCCTGGCCCCGGCACCCCGTCCCGCCAGCTCCGGGGCTGGGACACGGCCGGGGACACCCTCggggggcacaggcaggagtgGAGCCCCAGACGGAGCCtccccctgcagctctcccccGATGGCCCCGAGCGTTTCCCCGAGCCCCagagggctggcacagggatggcacccGCTGGCGTGGCACCCAccgggcagccccagggcaccgGGAATGCCCCGGCACCCCAAGGGCACGGCAGATCCCGAGTGCCCAAGAAAGCAGCGCCCGCCGTGGTGCCCCCCAAGGCCGCCCGGCAGTCGCGATCCCTGAGCCCCCGGAGGCGAACGGGTGCCAAGGGGACAAAGGATCCCTCGGGAACGGGCACCGAGGGCACCCAGTACGGCCGAGGGCGCCTCAACCACCCCCTGCCCGACCTGTCCAAGGTGGAGGCGCGGGTGAAGTTCGACCAGAGCTACCgcccgccccggggccgggtgctgcccgcccgcccccgcggCCCCGTCGGCTTCAAATCCCCGGCCGAGATCGTCCgggaggtgctgctgagcagcgGGGAGGGCGCGTCCCCGCAGCCCCCCAGCACGGCCGGGCTGCCGCAGGAGCTCAGGTCCCCCAGACAAGCCACGGCgctggtgcagcagctccag GACGACTACCACAAGCTGCTGACCAAGTACGCCGAGGCTGAGAACACCATCGACCAGCTGCGCCTGGGCGCCAGG gtgagcctgTTCTCCGACCCGCCGCAGCCCAGCCGCAGCCTTGCCGTGGGCACTGTGGCCACCGGGAGCCCAGTGATGACCCTGAGCATCCCGCAGGCACGGACAGCGGCTCTGGGCATGGccacagccccggccccggcctcGCCAGCTGCAG ctgcagccccggGACTGTCAGAGCAGGGGGGTTCAGCCCAGCCTCAGTCCCCTCCTCCACCCGGGGGGCGCTGCCCCACCTGCcccgggctgtgctgctgccccgGCCCCCGGCTCACCCGGGCCCTGGCGGGGCAGAGCCGCCGGCTGCAGGCACAG GTGGAATCCTTTGAAAGCTGGGTGCATGCAGGGACCCCCACGCCTTCAGAACAGCTCCAG AGGATGAGGATGCTGAAGGACGCGCAGGATGCGCTGGAGCGGGAATACCTGCGGGGCCGGCAGCAGCTCCCGGCGGCTGCGGGGGGGTTTGATCCGGACCG GGCAGTGGAAGGGGAGATTTACCGCCTGGGGCTGCgcctggaggggctgagggagcggCTGGAGCCGGGGGGCAGGCGGCAgtccctccctcagcccctccctcagctccccccgcagccccgctgtccccaagCCCCATCCCCACCACCGGCTGACCATTCCCCACGCCCCGAG agccctgcGCTGGTGGAGGATCCtcgggggacagcaggggacagcgagggggtGGCAGGGGGCCTGCCCTGGCCCCTCTGGCACAAGCAGCGCCAAGTggaggaggattttggggagctgctggagca CCGCCCCCTCCTGCCCGCGGGTCCCCCCAGGTACAAGCACTTCAAGTCCTTGCCGGAGTcgctgagcctggagcagctgagcctggTGGGGAGCCAGTCCCAGGAGGAGGTGGATGCACCCAAGGCAGGGGATGGTGGCCCCAGCAAGGTCCCCTGCAGGACACGGTCACTCGAGGAGGAGCCCAGCCTCGAGCCCTTGGCCTT gCACCTCCCACAGAGAAGAGCTGCGACTCTCCCCCCCAGAGGACCCGCAAACCTGGAGGAGACACTGGGCcacccctcccctgcccctgctgagGAGCCACCAGCCTCTGCCAAGCCccccctgggggtccctgggccACCAcgggtgtccctgtccctcgGTGGGACAGGCAGCGGTGCCACCCAGCCTGGGCCCCACAAG gagcagcgcATCGTGTCCCCAGAGACCGACAGTGGCTTCGTGGGCTCGGAGGCCAGCAGGGTGTCACCCCCCGTGCACACCCCCGAGCAACATCCCCCTGGCCCAGG GGCTCCGGGCTCGCTGGGACCCTccgtccccatccccagcagcctccGTACCCCACGGGAGAGAGAGACGACCCCGCTTCCCTCCGAGACAGCACTGATGGGCATCTACCCCCCGAGGGGCACAGGGGagccccccagcagcccctctgagAGCAGCTCCCCCCCTCgctgggctgagggcagcgAGGTGGGACCCGACCCCGACGGTGACGGCA CTCACACGGACTCGGAGGTGGGagacaggagctgtgccagcgCCGGTGGCCGCCCcccagccatggccaggagccCCACCAGCCCCCTGCCCTCGCCCCAAACGCCATCCcccaccctcctgtcccccGACCTGCCGTCCGTGGACCCGGCTCACTGTGACCTGCTGGGCTCCCGTCTGGAGCGCGA CCAGGCCATCCGGGCGCTGCAGGACGAGGTGTGGCGGCTGCGGCGGAGGCTGGAGGAGAGCCTGTGCCACTCCCGCAGCTACCCCGAGGGAAAAGCCACTCCCCGTGTCACCCCGGGCAGGAGGCAGCCGCCGGCCAGCGCACCATCGGCCCCGCAGGACGCGGCACCCTCGGG GCAGCCGAGCCCCCCGGTGCGGGGCAGGGCGGCCCCCGGGGTCACACCCATGCGGAGGGGCAGGTCGGCATCGCTGCCACGGGACAAGCCCGAGCTGGACCTCG GTCTGGAGCTGGGTCCCGGCGGATGCCACCCCCCTTCCCTGTCCTCTGCCACAGCCTCCGAGTCAGAGCCCGGGCCccgggcacccccagccctgcggAAGCACCTTGGGAAGCCCCCGGGGGCGGTGACATTCCGGGGACAGCACGCAG GGACACGGTACCAGGCGGGGACACCACATGCCACCGCGGCACCCCGAGAAGAGCCGGGCACCTCGGGGTGTCCCCGATGTCACAGGGGCAAGATGGCATCAG CTGCATCTGGGGGAGGTGACACCCCccggcagccccagcacagcacccccaggagAACGTCCTGCCCCACCTGCCGGGCACCCACAGGcaccagggacacagccacACACG CAGAGCGTGGCCCTGGTGGCTCCTGTCCCCCAGGTCCCCACGCTGGAGCCCAGAAGCCGGAGCAACCTGGAATTTGGTACTTGGCAGCCCCCCCTGCTGCCACCGTCTGCCTGGCACCCGTCCCCCTCGTGCCTTACGTGCCCTCCATGCT CTACTGCTCCCCAGCAGTTCCTACCTCAGCCCCAGGCCTGGCCGGGGTCCCCCTCGCTGTCTCCGCGGGTGCCCGGCGGGCAGAGCGTCCTCCCCggccccagggccaccagcgctgcctgagcctggagctggatgagctggaggagctgaacTGGTGCCTGGGCCGGGCTGTGGAGGCTGCCCAGAGCgccaggctgagctccagccGCCTCAGCCGGGCCCTGGCCGCAGAGCTGGGCCGGCCGCGGGGCCTGCGCGGCTCCTGCCTCTTCTga
- the AKNA gene encoding microtubule organization protein AKNA isoform X2 has product MASPAPWLRWTQTELTRWHGKEEEEEEEEEEEDDFERRMDEDGVIGLGEGARSPPWGGSEELQEGSPAHEGRWQPRQEPAEEDEERGSSGGDEGPWGAESDGDPYPELSSGGCWGSGSSGSPEAMRDRRALCQPRGCSTDGGDTSGLSDTSPGPGTPSRQLRGWDTAGDTLGGHRQEWSPRRSLPLQLSPDGPERFPEPQRAGTGMAPAGVAPTGQPQGTGNAPAPQGHGRSRVPKKAAPAVVPPKAARQSRSLSPRRRTGAKGTKDPSGTGTEGTQYGRGRLNHPLPDLSKVEARVKFDQSYRPPRGRVLPARPRGPVGFKSPAEIVREVLLSSGEGASPQPPSTAGLPQELRSPRQATALVQQLQDDYHKLLTKYAEAENTIDQLRLGARVSLFSDPPQPSRSLAVGTVATGSPVMTLSIPQARTAALGMATAPAPASPAAAAAPGLSEQGGSAQPQSPPPPGGRCPTCPGLCCCPGPRLTRALAGQSRRLQAQVESFESWVHAGTPTPSEQLQRMRMLKDAQDALEREYLRGRQQLPAAAGGFDPDRAVEGEIYRLGLRLEGLRERLEPGGRRQSLPQPLPQLPPQPRCPQAPSPPPADHSPRPESPALVEDPRGTAGDSEGVAGGLPWPLWHKQRQVEEDFGELLEHRPLLPAGPPRYKHFKSLPESLSLEQLSLVGSQSQEEVDAPKAGDGGPSKVPCRTRSLEEEPSLEPLALHLPQRRAATLPPRGPANLEETLGHPSPAPAEEPPASAKPPLGVPGPPRVSLSLGGTGSGATQPGPHKEQRIVSPETDSGFVGSEASRVSPPVHTPEQHPPGPGAPGSLGPSVPIPSSLRTPRERETTPLPSETALMGIYPPRGTGEPPSSPSESSSPPRWAEGSEVGPDPDGDGTHTDSEVGDRSCASAGGRPPAMARSPTSPLPSPQTPSPTLLSPDLPSVDPAHCDLLGSRLERDQAIRALQDEVWRLRRRLEESLCHSRSYPEGKATPRVTPGRRQPPASAPSAPQDAAPSGQPSPPVRGRAAPGVTPMRRGRSASLPRDKPELDLGLELGPGGCHPPSLSSATASESEPGPRAPPALRKHLGKPPGAVTFRGQHAGTRYQAGTPHATAAPREEPGTSGCPRCHRGKMASAASGGGDTPRQPQHSTPRRTSCPTCRAPTGTRDTATHERGPGGSCPPGPHAGAQKPEQPGIWYLAAPPAATVCLAPVPLVPYVPSMLYCSPAVPTSAPGLAGVPLAVSAGARRAERPPRPQGHQRCLSLELDELEELNWCLGRAVEAAQSARLSSSRLSRALAAELGRPRGLRGSCLF; this is encoded by the exons ATGGCCAGCCCGGCACCATGGCTGCGCTGGACGCAAACAGAGCTGACGCGCTGGCACggcaaagaggaggaggaggaggaggaggaggaggaagaagacgACTTTGAAAGGCGGATGGACGAGGATGGGGTCATCGGCCTGGGGGAGGGCGCCAGGAGCCCCCCGTGGG GTGGCAgcgaggagctgcaggaggggtcCCCGGCACACGAGGGGCGATGGCAGCCGCGGCAGGAGCCGGccgaggaggatgaggagcgGGGCAGCTCCGGGGGGGACGAGGGGCCCTGGGGGGCGGAGAGCGATGGGGATCCCTACCCTGAGCTGTCCTcggggggctgctggggctcgGGCTCCAGCGGCAGCCCCGAGGCCATGAGGGACCGCcgggctctgtgccagccccggggctgcagcaCGGACGGCGGGGACACCTCAGGACTCTCGGACACCAGCCCTGGCCCCGGCACCCCGTCCCGCCAGCTCCGGGGCTGGGACACGGCCGGGGACACCCTCggggggcacaggcaggagtgGAGCCCCAGACGGAGCCtccccctgcagctctcccccGATGGCCCCGAGCGTTTCCCCGAGCCCCagagggctggcacagggatggcacccGCTGGCGTGGCACCCAccgggcagccccagggcaccgGGAATGCCCCGGCACCCCAAGGGCACGGCAGATCCCGAGTGCCCAAGAAAGCAGCGCCCGCCGTGGTGCCCCCCAAGGCCGCCCGGCAGTCGCGATCCCTGAGCCCCCGGAGGCGAACGGGTGCCAAGGGGACAAAGGATCCCTCGGGAACGGGCACCGAGGGCACCCAGTACGGCCGAGGGCGCCTCAACCACCCCCTGCCCGACCTGTCCAAGGTGGAGGCGCGGGTGAAGTTCGACCAGAGCTACCgcccgccccggggccgggtgctgcccgcccgcccccgcggCCCCGTCGGCTTCAAATCCCCGGCCGAGATCGTCCgggaggtgctgctgagcagcgGGGAGGGCGCGTCCCCGCAGCCCCCCAGCACGGCCGGGCTGCCGCAGGAGCTCAGGTCCCCCAGACAAGCCACGGCgctggtgcagcagctccag GACGACTACCACAAGCTGCTGACCAAGTACGCCGAGGCTGAGAACACCATCGACCAGCTGCGCCTGGGCGCCAGG gtgagcctgTTCTCCGACCCGCCGCAGCCCAGCCGCAGCCTTGCCGTGGGCACTGTGGCCACCGGGAGCCCAGTGATGACCCTGAGCATCCCGCAGGCACGGACAGCGGCTCTGGGCATGGccacagccccggccccggcctcGCCAGCTGCAG ctgcagccccggGACTGTCAGAGCAGGGGGGTTCAGCCCAGCCTCAGTCCCCTCCTCCACCCGGGGGGCGCTGCCCCACCTGCcccgggctgtgctgctgccccgGCCCCCGGCTCACCCGGGCCCTGGCGGGGCAGAGCCGCCGGCTGCAGGCACAG GTGGAATCCTTTGAAAGCTGGGTGCATGCAGGGACCCCCACGCCTTCAGAACAGCTCCAG AGGATGAGGATGCTGAAGGACGCGCAGGATGCGCTGGAGCGGGAATACCTGCGGGGCCGGCAGCAGCTCCCGGCGGCTGCGGGGGGGTTTGATCCGGACCG GGCAGTGGAAGGGGAGATTTACCGCCTGGGGCTGCgcctggaggggctgagggagcggCTGGAGCCGGGGGGCAGGCGGCAgtccctccctcagcccctccctcagctccccccgcagccccgctgtccccaagCCCCATCCCCACCACCGGCTGACCATTCCCCACGCCCCGAG agccctgcGCTGGTGGAGGATCCtcgggggacagcaggggacagcgagggggtGGCAGGGGGCCTGCCCTGGCCCCTCTGGCACAAGCAGCGCCAAGTggaggaggattttggggagctgctggagca CCGCCCCCTCCTGCCCGCGGGTCCCCCCAGGTACAAGCACTTCAAGTCCTTGCCGGAGTcgctgagcctggagcagctgagcctggTGGGGAGCCAGTCCCAGGAGGAGGTGGATGCACCCAAGGCAGGGGATGGTGGCCCCAGCAAGGTCCCCTGCAGGACACGGTCACTCGAGGAGGAGCCCAGCCTCGAGCCCTTGGCCTT gCACCTCCCACAGAGAAGAGCTGCGACTCTCCCCCCCAGAGGACCCGCAAACCTGGAGGAGACACTGGGCcacccctcccctgcccctgctgagGAGCCACCAGCCTCTGCCAAGCCccccctgggggtccctgggccACCAcgggtgtccctgtccctcgGTGGGACAGGCAGCGGTGCCACCCAGCCTGGGCCCCACAAG gagcagcgcATCGTGTCCCCAGAGACCGACAGTGGCTTCGTGGGCTCGGAGGCCAGCAGGGTGTCACCCCCCGTGCACACCCCCGAGCAACATCCCCCTGGCCCAGG GGCTCCGGGCTCGCTGGGACCCTccgtccccatccccagcagcctccGTACCCCACGGGAGAGAGAGACGACCCCGCTTCCCTCCGAGACAGCACTGATGGGCATCTACCCCCCGAGGGGCACAGGGGagccccccagcagcccctctgagAGCAGCTCCCCCCCTCgctgggctgagggcagcgAGGTGGGACCCGACCCCGACGGTGACGGCA CTCACACGGACTCGGAGGTGGGagacaggagctgtgccagcgCCGGTGGCCGCCCcccagccatggccaggagccCCACCAGCCCCCTGCCCTCGCCCCAAACGCCATCCcccaccctcctgtcccccGACCTGCCGTCCGTGGACCCGGCTCACTGTGACCTGCTGGGCTCCCGTCTGGAGCGCGA CCAGGCCATCCGGGCGCTGCAGGACGAGGTGTGGCGGCTGCGGCGGAGGCTGGAGGAGAGCCTGTGCCACTCCCGCAGCTACCCCGAGGGAAAAGCCACTCCCCGTGTCACCCCGGGCAGGAGGCAGCCGCCGGCCAGCGCACCATCGGCCCCGCAGGACGCGGCACCCTCGGG GCAGCCGAGCCCCCCGGTGCGGGGCAGGGCGGCCCCCGGGGTCACACCCATGCGGAGGGGCAGGTCGGCATCGCTGCCACGGGACAAGCCCGAGCTGGACCTCG GTCTGGAGCTGGGTCCCGGCGGATGCCACCCCCCTTCCCTGTCCTCTGCCACAGCCTCCGAGTCAGAGCCCGGGCCccgggcacccccagccctgcggAAGCACCTTGGGAAGCCCCCGGGGGCGGTGACATTCCGGGGACAGCACGCAG GGACACGGTACCAGGCGGGGACACCACATGCCACCGCGGCACCCCGAGAAGAGCCGGGCACCTCGGGGTGTCCCCGATGTCACAGGGGCAAGATGGCATCAG CTGCATCTGGGGGAGGTGACACCCCccggcagccccagcacagcacccccaggagAACGTCCTGCCCCACCTGCCGGGCACCCACAGGcaccagggacacagccacACACG AGCGTGGCCCTGGTGGCTCCTGTCCCCCAGGTCCCCACGCTGGAGCCCAGAAGCCGGAGCAACCTGGAATTTGGTACTTGGCAGCCCCCCCTGCTGCCACCGTCTGCCTGGCACCCGTCCCCCTCGTGCCTTACGTGCCCTCCATGCT CTACTGCTCCCCAGCAGTTCCTACCTCAGCCCCAGGCCTGGCCGGGGTCCCCCTCGCTGTCTCCGCGGGTGCCCGGCGGGCAGAGCGTCCTCCCCggccccagggccaccagcgctgcctgagcctggagctggatgagctggaggagctgaacTGGTGCCTGGGCCGGGCTGTGGAGGCTGCCCAGAGCgccaggctgagctccagccGCCTCAGCCGGGCCCTGGCCGCAGAGCTGGGCCGGCCGCGGGGCCTGCGCGGCTCCTGCCTCTTCTga